A genomic segment from Bradyrhizobium sp. ISRA430 encodes:
- a CDS encoding type I secretion system permease/ATPase, producing the protein MAAGALTVADEAAGSSRRHSDDVREALLKLWPHFLFAGLFSSAINLLYLSSPLYLMQVYNRVLLNENISTLVLLTLILAIALLTMAGLDAVRSWILIRCGIRLDMELSTRVFEALVVRSAERGASRGAQQLRDLDQFRTFVTGPGIYFAFDLPWIPIYLLLLFFIHPLLGLVATIGALLLLGLAGVNEVLTRAPMKQAEASGNQSYVFTENVLRHADVIRAMGMQPAVERNWQSQRSAMLVQQAIASDKNAVMTSSIRFFRLLLQSLMLGTGAWLAIDHAIMPATIFAASIVMGRALVPVEQAVGTWKQFIGARDAYTQVRDLLATIDLTTPQTIVPKQRNTVEVRELVCELPSRQEPVLKGLSFELAGGKALGIVGPSGSGKSTLARLLVGAMAPATGRLRFGGLDYNHWDPVEFGRHVGYLPQDVGLFAGTVRENIARFGDASTDEIIDAAIRAGIHEMVLELPRQYDTRLGVGGVGLSGGQRQRLGLARALLGRPPLLVLDEPNANLDGPGEEALKAALLQAKADGAAVIVITHRTTILDIVDVMMVLRSGMLDMLGPPGEVYQALQQQAAAKATAS; encoded by the coding sequence ATGGCGGCAGGGGCTTTGACGGTCGCGGATGAGGCGGCAGGGTCGTCTCGTCGTCACAGCGACGACGTTCGCGAGGCGTTACTCAAACTCTGGCCGCATTTCCTCTTTGCCGGACTGTTTTCCAGCGCGATCAACCTGCTCTATCTCAGCTCGCCGCTCTATCTGATGCAGGTCTATAACCGCGTCCTGCTCAACGAAAACATCTCCACCCTCGTCCTTCTCACCCTGATCCTCGCCATCGCGCTGCTGACCATGGCGGGGCTCGACGCAGTGCGCTCCTGGATCCTCATTCGCTGCGGCATCCGGCTCGACATGGAATTGTCGACGCGCGTGTTCGAGGCGCTAGTGGTGCGGTCGGCCGAGCGCGGTGCCTCGCGCGGCGCCCAACAGCTCCGCGATCTCGACCAGTTCCGCACCTTCGTGACGGGGCCTGGCATCTATTTCGCGTTCGACCTGCCCTGGATCCCGATCTACCTGCTGCTGCTCTTCTTCATCCATCCCCTGCTCGGTCTCGTCGCGACCATCGGCGCATTGCTGCTGCTGGGGCTCGCCGGCGTGAACGAGGTTCTGACCCGCGCGCCGATGAAGCAGGCTGAGGCGTCTGGAAATCAGTCCTACGTCTTCACCGAGAACGTTCTGCGCCACGCCGACGTGATCCGCGCCATGGGCATGCAGCCGGCGGTCGAGCGCAACTGGCAGAGCCAGCGTTCCGCGATGCTGGTCCAGCAGGCGATCGCCAGCGACAAGAACGCGGTGATGACGTCGTCGATCCGCTTCTTCCGCCTGCTGCTGCAATCCCTGATGCTCGGCACCGGCGCCTGGCTCGCCATCGACCACGCGATCATGCCGGCAACCATTTTCGCCGCCAGCATCGTCATGGGTCGCGCGCTGGTGCCGGTCGAACAGGCGGTCGGCACCTGGAAGCAGTTCATCGGTGCGCGCGACGCCTACACGCAAGTGCGAGACCTGCTCGCCACCATCGATCTGACGACACCTCAGACCATCGTGCCGAAGCAGCGCAACACCGTCGAGGTGCGCGAGCTCGTCTGCGAGCTGCCGTCGCGGCAAGAGCCGGTGCTCAAGGGCCTGTCCTTCGAGCTCGCCGGTGGAAAGGCCCTCGGCATCGTCGGTCCGAGCGGATCCGGAAAGAGCACGCTGGCGCGCCTCCTGGTCGGCGCGATGGCGCCCGCCACAGGGCGGCTGCGTTTCGGCGGCCTCGACTACAATCACTGGGACCCGGTCGAATTCGGCCGCCATGTCGGTTACCTGCCGCAGGACGTCGGCCTGTTCGCCGGCACCGTGCGCGAGAACATCGCGCGCTTCGGCGACGCCTCGACCGACGAGATCATCGACGCCGCCATCCGCGCCGGCATCCACGAGATGGTGCTCGAGCTGCCCCGGCAATACGACACGCGGCTCGGTGTCGGCGGCGTCGGGCTGTCGGGCGGACAACGCCAGCGGCTTGGCCTGGCGCGTGCCTTGCTCGGACGGCCACCGCTGCTCGTGCTGGACGAACCCAATGCCAATCTCGACGGCCCCGGCGAGGAAGCGCTGAAGGCCGCCCTGCTCCAGGCCAAGGCCGACGGCGCCGCCGTCATCGTCATCACCCACCGCACCACGATCCTCGACATCGTCGACGTCATGATGGTGCTGCGCAGCGGCATGCTCGACATGCTCGGGCCACCCGGCGAGGTCTATCAGGCCTTGCAGCAGCAGGCCGCTGCAAAGGCCACCGCGTCATGA
- a CDS encoding HlyD family type I secretion periplasmic adaptor subunit produces MSTLGATYVTSRERAFYARPGRPALVGAIVVGAFTSAMTLWGTLAPISGAAIASGNLQVEGRRQSVQHPYGGVIRQLLVRDGAHVEKGQLLVALDDSDPRAKLEVLVADRDAARAAEARLIAERDGRTAPDFGVDAQGAKPALRQAMANEIAMMAARRHQFEAETAVLKGKIAELNAQIGGTQAQLTGTEKQRELLSDEMGGAQRLYEQGYTPKTRILALQREDAKLQADIGAQRATIAGMQQQISQNELEIAKAERARMSEITDQLRSTENKLAELAPKIEAATDVVTRTEIRAPATGSVVGLDVFTEGGVIQPGAKLMDIVPSDNPLIVDAQLKLSDINDVTVGRRAEVRLTGVNYIERPRLYGIVRTVSADRVTNDKSGPGYYAVEVSLEPEDVKKSRIELQSGMPAEVIVPTRPRTLFEYLFGPLRDELTRAFRER; encoded by the coding sequence ATGAGCACGCTCGGCGCAACTTATGTCACCAGCCGCGAGCGCGCCTTCTATGCGCGGCCGGGGCGGCCGGCGCTGGTCGGAGCAATCGTGGTAGGCGCGTTCACATCCGCGATGACGCTGTGGGGCACGCTTGCTCCGATCTCGGGGGCCGCGATTGCCAGCGGCAATCTTCAGGTCGAGGGGCGGCGGCAGAGCGTGCAGCATCCCTATGGCGGCGTGATCCGCCAGCTTCTAGTCCGCGACGGCGCCCACGTCGAAAAGGGACAGCTCCTCGTTGCGCTCGACGACAGCGATCCGCGCGCCAAGCTGGAGGTGCTGGTTGCAGATCGTGATGCGGCACGCGCTGCGGAGGCGCGGCTGATCGCCGAGCGCGACGGCCGCACTGCGCCGGACTTCGGCGTCGATGCGCAAGGCGCGAAGCCCGCGCTGCGCCAGGCGATGGCGAACGAGATCGCGATGATGGCCGCGCGAAGACACCAATTCGAGGCAGAGACCGCCGTGCTCAAGGGTAAGATCGCGGAACTAAACGCCCAGATCGGCGGCACTCAGGCCCAGCTCACCGGCACCGAGAAGCAGCGCGAGCTGCTGTCGGACGAGATGGGCGGTGCGCAGCGCCTGTACGAACAGGGCTATACGCCGAAGACCCGAATCCTGGCGCTCCAGCGCGAGGACGCCAAGCTGCAGGCCGATATCGGCGCACAGCGCGCCACCATCGCCGGCATGCAGCAGCAGATCTCGCAGAACGAGCTCGAGATCGCCAAGGCCGAACGCGCGAGGATGAGCGAAATCACCGATCAGCTCCGTTCCACTGAGAACAAGCTCGCCGAGCTTGCACCGAAGATCGAGGCCGCGACCGACGTCGTGACCCGCACGGAGATCAGGGCGCCCGCGACCGGCTCGGTGGTCGGGCTCGACGTGTTCACCGAAGGTGGCGTGATCCAGCCCGGCGCCAAGCTCATGGACATCGTGCCGTCGGACAATCCGCTGATCGTCGATGCGCAGCTAAAACTCTCCGACATCAACGACGTCACGGTCGGGCGCCGCGCCGAGGTCCGGCTGACCGGCGTCAACTACATCGAGCGTCCCCGTCTCTACGGCATCGTGCGAACGGTCTCGGCCGATCGCGTCACCAACGACAAGTCCGGGCCCGGCTACTACGCCGTCGAAGTCTCGCTCGAGCCGGAGGACGTGAAGAAGTCGCGCATCGAATTGCAGTCGGGCATGCCGGCCGAGGTGATCGTGCCGACGCGCCCGCGGACGCTGTTCGAATATCTGTTCGGTCCGCTGCGCGACGAGCTGACGCGCGCCTTCCGCGAACGCTGA
- a CDS encoding VOC family protein, which translates to MAITENSKAAEAPKPGSIDFKLEIVVVPVSDVDRAKAFYAKLGWRLDADFASDDGWRVIQVTPPGSNASVIFGRNVTAAAPGSAQGLYLIVSDVQTARDELVARGIEVGEVFHGSGDTHTGPDEPYISGSRRVSGPDPARGSYRSFASFRDPDGNGWLLQEITTRLPGRVEADTTFKSTADLAGALRRAAVAHGEHEKRTGGKYDDNWPDWYADYIVKEQAGASLPS; encoded by the coding sequence ATGGCCATCACCGAGAACAGCAAGGCTGCCGAGGCGCCGAAACCGGGCAGCATCGACTTCAAGCTCGAGATCGTCGTCGTGCCGGTGTCCGACGTCGATCGCGCCAAGGCGTTTTACGCGAAGCTCGGCTGGCGGCTCGATGCCGACTTCGCCTCGGACGACGGCTGGCGCGTGATCCAGGTCACCCCACCGGGCTCGAACGCCTCGGTCATCTTCGGCAGGAACGTCACGGCGGCAGCGCCCGGCTCCGCGCAGGGCCTGTACCTGATCGTGTCCGACGTCCAGACGGCCCGTGACGAGCTCGTTGCCCGCGGCATCGAGGTCGGCGAGGTCTTTCACGGCAGCGGCGACACGCATACTGGCCCGGACGAACCCTACATCTCCGGCTCGCGTCGCGTGAGCGGCCCGGATCCTGCGCGCGGCAGCTATCGCTCCTTCGCCTCATTCCGCGATCCCGACGGCAATGGCTGGCTGCTTCAGGAGATCACGACGCGCCTGCCCGGCCGTGTCGAGGCCGACACGACATTCAAATCGACCGCCGATCTCGCAGGCGCGCTGCGCCGCGCGGCGGTCGCGCATGGCGAGCACGAGAAGCGCACCGGCGGCAAGTACGATGACAACTGGCCGGACTGGTATGCCGACTACATCGTGAAGGAACAGGCCGGTGCATCGTTACCGAGCTGA
- a CDS encoding bifunctional helix-turn-helix transcriptional regulator/GNAT family N-acetyltransferase has translation MLDPVSRVRRFNRAVTSAVGALDTSFLGRGRPLGAARVLNAIGHGRFDVAEIRDYLGLDSGLMSRLLRSLEDEGLIETTAHEDDARRRVAKLTRAGRREFAAYEALSNAQAEDFIGRHSQADALLAAMDLIASALTRDRIALDEIDPRSDEARYCLGEYYAELGRRFKQGFDVTLSRDPDAADMRRPRGTFIVAMSDTLPIGCVGLKGTDHGYAEIKRLWVAPAARGLGLGRRLMDATEAAARELGIALLRLDTNSALPEAGQLYRRTGWSEIPRFNDDPYPDLFFEKRL, from the coding sequence ATGCTCGACCCCGTCTCCCGCGTTCGCCGCTTCAACCGTGCCGTCACCTCCGCCGTCGGCGCGCTCGATACGTCGTTCCTCGGGCGCGGCCGGCCGCTGGGCGCGGCGCGCGTGCTGAACGCGATCGGGCATGGACGCTTCGACGTCGCGGAGATCCGCGATTATCTCGGCCTCGATTCCGGGCTGATGAGCCGGCTCTTGCGCAGCCTCGAGGACGAAGGGCTGATCGAGACCACGGCGCATGAGGATGACGCACGCCGCCGCGTCGCGAAGCTGACGCGCGCGGGCCGGCGCGAGTTCGCCGCCTATGAGGCGCTCTCGAATGCACAGGCAGAGGACTTCATAGGCCGTCATTCGCAAGCGGACGCCCTGCTCGCGGCGATGGACCTGATCGCGTCCGCGCTGACGCGCGACCGCATCGCGCTGGACGAGATCGATCCGCGCAGCGATGAGGCACGCTATTGCCTCGGCGAGTACTACGCTGAGCTCGGCCGCCGCTTCAAACAGGGCTTTGACGTCACGCTGTCGCGTGATCCCGATGCCGCCGACATGCGCCGCCCGCGGGGAACGTTCATCGTCGCGATGTCGGACACGCTGCCGATCGGCTGTGTCGGGCTGAAGGGCACGGACCACGGCTACGCGGAAATCAAGCGGCTGTGGGTCGCGCCCGCTGCGCGCGGACTCGGCCTCGGCCGGCGCCTGATGGATGCAACTGAGGCAGCCGCGCGCGAACTCGGCATCGCGCTGCTGCGGCTCGACACCAACAGCGCGCTGCCGGAAGCCGGCCAGCTCTACCGCAGGACCGGCTGGAGCGAGATCCCGCGCTTCAACGACGATCCTTACCCGGATTTGTTCTTCGAAAAGCGGCTTTGA
- a CDS encoding MFS transporter, which produces MTPFPYRWVIVAAGGLLGCVAIGGMFSLPVFLQPIAKDTGWSVTGISSAMTIGFLAMAFTSMVWGTLSDRFGPLPVVLTGSTVLVLSLFAASHATSLLAFQFVFGLLVGASCAAIFAPMMATVTGWFDTHRSLAVSLVSAGMGMAPMTMSPLAAWLVSNHDWRTSMQIVALVVGAIMIPVSLLVRRPPALAHAPAAVSGEGAPQAEMSMGEALRSPQFLILLATNFFCCATHSGPIIHTVSYAVSCGIPLIAAVTIYSVEGFAGMGGRIAFGLLGDRFGAKRVLVSGLLLQAFGALAYVFAHQLTTFYAVGAVFGFIYAGTMPLYAVLARENFPLRMMGTVIGGTAMAGSLGMATGPLAGGLIYDAFSSYAWLYIGSWAMGLGAFLMAMMFRPFAKPQGEVAPVAA; this is translated from the coding sequence ATGACCCCTTTCCCTTATCGCTGGGTGATCGTCGCCGCGGGCGGCTTGCTCGGCTGCGTCGCCATCGGCGGCATGTTTTCGCTACCGGTGTTCCTCCAGCCGATCGCCAAGGATACCGGCTGGTCGGTGACCGGCATCTCCAGCGCGATGACGATCGGCTTTCTGGCGATGGCCTTCACCAGCATGGTCTGGGGCACGCTGTCGGACCGGTTCGGACCGCTGCCGGTGGTGCTGACGGGGTCGACGGTGCTGGTCCTGAGCCTGTTCGCGGCGAGCCATGCGACGTCACTGCTCGCGTTCCAGTTCGTCTTCGGCCTTTTGGTCGGCGCCTCCTGCGCGGCCATCTTCGCGCCGATGATGGCGACCGTCACCGGCTGGTTCGATACCCATCGGAGCCTCGCCGTGTCGCTGGTGTCGGCCGGCATGGGCATGGCGCCGATGACGATGTCGCCGCTCGCGGCCTGGCTCGTCTCCAACCATGACTGGCGCACTTCGATGCAGATTGTGGCGCTGGTGGTCGGCGCCATCATGATCCCGGTCTCGCTCCTCGTCCGCCGTCCGCCCGCGCTCGCGCATGCGCCGGCCGCGGTGTCGGGCGAGGGCGCGCCGCAAGCCGAGATGTCGATGGGCGAGGCGCTGCGCTCGCCGCAATTCCTCATCCTACTCGCGACCAACTTTTTCTGCTGCGCCACTCATTCCGGTCCGATCATCCACACCGTCAGCTATGCCGTGAGCTGCGGAATCCCGCTGATCGCTGCGGTGACGATCTACAGCGTCGAGGGTTTTGCGGGCATGGGCGGCCGCATCGCCTTCGGGCTCCTCGGCGATCGCTTCGGCGCCAAGCGCGTGCTGGTCTCGGGTCTGCTGTTGCAGGCGTTCGGCGCGCTCGCTTATGTCTTCGCGCATCAGCTCACCACGTTCTACGCGGTCGGGGCCGTCTTCGGCTTCATCTATGCCGGCACGATGCCGCTCTACGCGGTGCTGGCGCGCGAAAACTTTCCGCTGCGAATGATGGGCACGGTGATCGGCGGCACGGCGATGGCCGGCAGCCTCGGCATGGCGACCGGTCCGCTCGCCGGCGGCCTGATCTACGACGCGTTTTCGAGCTACGCCTGGCTCTATATCGGCTCCTGGGCGATGGGCCTCGGCGCGTTCCTGATGGCGATGATGTTCAGGCCGTTTGCGAAGCCGCAAGGCGAAGTGGCGCCGGTGGCGGCGTGA
- a CDS encoding methyltransferase domain-containing protein translates to MTEVLDGVRDHYRAIGLTERLKTALASFGPEEQRLTPQQLAALDQFHTRGLAATADLAKLAGVTAEMSVLDVGAGIGGPARFLASAYGCRVIGVDLSDPFIDAARYLTARTGQSERVSFEIASALELPFDDGRFDLAWLQHVAMNIPDRTRLYREIRRVLKVGGRFATFDVVVSDSREPHYPVPWARTPATSFLLSAVATREAVEAAGFRTLVWLDDTEAAKAWAAQLRASGPPPSPNLGVVMGPDFAQLAANLGRNIGEGRLGILTAVFEAAPTDS, encoded by the coding sequence ATGACAGAAGTATTGGATGGCGTGCGCGACCACTATCGCGCAATCGGCCTCACCGAGCGGCTGAAGACAGCGCTCGCATCCTTCGGGCCAGAGGAACAGCGGCTCACGCCGCAGCAACTCGCTGCCCTCGACCAGTTTCACACGCGCGGGCTCGCAGCGACTGCCGACCTTGCGAAGCTCGCTGGAGTCACGGCCGAGATGTCGGTTCTCGACGTCGGCGCGGGCATTGGCGGGCCGGCACGCTTTCTCGCGTCAGCTTATGGCTGCCGGGTGATCGGCGTCGATCTCAGCGATCCCTTCATCGATGCCGCCCGCTATCTGACAGCGCGCACAGGACAGAGCGAGCGCGTGTCGTTCGAGATCGCCAGCGCGCTGGAGCTGCCGTTTGATGACGGTCGTTTCGACCTCGCATGGCTCCAGCATGTCGCCATGAACATTCCTGACCGGACGCGGCTTTATCGTGAGATACGGCGCGTGCTGAAGGTTGGGGGTAGGTTTGCGACCTTTGACGTGGTCGTGTCGGACAGCCGCGAACCGCACTATCCGGTGCCGTGGGCGCGAACGCCGGCAACGAGCTTTCTGCTGTCGGCCGTTGCCACGCGCGAGGCGGTCGAGGCGGCCGGCTTCCGCACGCTTGTCTGGCTGGACGACACCGAAGCCGCCAAGGCTTGGGCTGCCCAGCTCCGCGCGTCCGGGCCGCCGCCGTCGCCAAATCTCGGCGTGGTCATGGGGCCGGACTTCGCCCAGCTCGCCGCCAACCTGGGACGCAATATCGGGGAAGGCCGGCTCGGCATCCTGACTGCTGTGTTCGAGGCCGCACCGACCGACTCCTGA
- a CDS encoding crotonase/enoyl-CoA hydratase family protein yields the protein MPRVEHHQQSPRQASEKDVIGMHRRAFLAAGAAATVLAGSRTALAQNQPVDAPAPMSEAAMPSTVKVDRLDGSILLIGIDRQQSNRIDFSAFIGLGRAYYLLDHDDALRVGVLYAQGPDFVGGILDPATWAPVLRTGRFPETREFVNPIGTVPPRREKPVVVAVQGKTQGAGHELFLAADVRVAASDTVFGQGEVNRGHFPAGGATIRFVREAGWGNAMRYMLTGDDWGADEAYRLGLVQYVTPPGKQLDRAIEVARKIATAAPLGVRATLGSANRALFDGQEAAFTALLPELGRLAQSDDHQEYFRALQEKRAPAYRGR from the coding sequence ATGCCCCGAGTAGAACACCATCAGCAGTCCCCCCGGCAAGCTTCCGAGAAGGATGTGATCGGTATGCATCGCCGAGCCTTTCTGGCTGCCGGCGCAGCCGCGACAGTGCTCGCCGGCAGCCGTACAGCCCTCGCGCAGAACCAGCCGGTGGATGCGCCCGCTCCGATGAGCGAGGCAGCGATGCCCAGCACGGTCAAAGTCGACCGGCTGGATGGCTCAATTCTGCTGATCGGCATCGATCGGCAGCAGTCGAACCGTATCGACTTTTCAGCCTTCATCGGCTTGGGCCGTGCGTACTATTTGCTCGATCACGATGACGCGTTGCGCGTCGGGGTGCTCTATGCCCAAGGCCCCGACTTTGTAGGAGGGATCCTCGATCCCGCAACCTGGGCACCAGTCCTGCGCACCGGTCGCTTCCCGGAAACCCGCGAGTTCGTCAATCCGATCGGTACGGTGCCACCGCGCCGGGAGAAGCCGGTCGTCGTCGCCGTTCAGGGCAAGACCCAGGGGGCAGGCCACGAGCTTTTCCTCGCGGCCGATGTCCGGGTTGCCGCCAGCGATACCGTATTCGGCCAGGGAGAAGTGAACCGAGGTCACTTCCCGGCCGGTGGCGCAACAATCAGATTCGTCCGCGAGGCAGGTTGGGGCAATGCGATGCGTTACATGTTGACCGGCGATGATTGGGGGGCCGACGAAGCCTACCGTCTCGGTCTCGTTCAATACGTGACCCCGCCCGGCAAGCAGCTCGATCGCGCGATCGAGGTGGCGCGCAAGATCGCTACGGCAGCCCCGCTCGGCGTTCGAGCGACCCTCGGTTCAGCGAATCGTGCCCTCTTCGATGGTCAGGAAGCCGCCTTCACGGCGCTGCTCCCCGAACTTGGTCGACTGGCGCAGAGCGACGACCACCAAGAATATTTCCGAGCGCTGCAGGAAAAGCGCGCTCCCGCCTACCGTGGCCGCTGA
- a CDS encoding LysR family transcriptional regulator, which produces MKQDFTIRQGALDGVEAFLAVARHRNFRRAAAELGVTPSAMSQAVRTLEARIGAALFTRTTRSVGLTEAGERFLSRAKPAFEELVAASEAARDLGQRPAGLLRLAVPRSVVPLILEPVIAAFCQAYPEIEVEIAASEEMVDLAAAGFDAGIRLGQLIAPDMIAVRLTQPFPFMVVGSPNYLRGRKRPQRIDDLRQHACLRLRRANGSIAPWPFVDGNKSVEAIVTGPLIAHDYATLLGAAIQGVGLAQVPGPLARAPIAEGRLQALLTPFAVTGPGVFLYYPGKRQVLPKLRAFIEHVRYRGADVPRGAANPRGSSKTQRARRS; this is translated from the coding sequence ATGAAGCAAGACTTCACAATCAGGCAGGGTGCGCTCGACGGCGTCGAGGCTTTTCTCGCCGTTGCCAGGCACCGCAATTTTCGGCGCGCGGCCGCCGAGCTCGGCGTGACACCTTCGGCGATGAGCCAGGCGGTACGCACGCTCGAGGCCCGCATCGGCGCGGCGCTGTTCACCCGCACGACGCGGAGCGTCGGATTGACCGAGGCCGGCGAGCGCTTCCTGTCGCGCGCAAAACCCGCCTTCGAGGAGCTCGTTGCCGCCAGCGAAGCCGCGCGCGACCTCGGCCAGCGGCCAGCCGGGCTGTTACGCCTCGCCGTGCCCCGATCGGTCGTGCCACTGATCCTCGAGCCGGTGATCGCTGCCTTCTGCCAGGCCTATCCCGAGATCGAGGTGGAGATCGCCGCAAGCGAGGAGATGGTGGATCTTGCCGCAGCCGGCTTCGATGCAGGCATCCGTCTCGGCCAGCTCATCGCGCCCGACATGATCGCGGTGCGGCTGACGCAGCCGTTCCCGTTCATGGTGGTCGGCAGCCCCAACTATTTGCGCGGGCGGAAGCGGCCGCAACGCATCGACGATCTTCGCCAGCACGCCTGCCTGCGCCTGCGCCGCGCCAACGGATCGATCGCACCCTGGCCTTTCGTGGATGGCAACAAGTCCGTCGAGGCGATCGTGACAGGCCCGCTCATCGCGCACGACTATGCCACGCTGCTCGGCGCCGCAATCCAAGGCGTTGGCCTTGCGCAGGTGCCCGGTCCGCTCGCGAGGGCGCCGATTGCCGAGGGACGGCTGCAGGCGCTGCTGACGCCGTTTGCCGTGACCGGGCCAGGGGTGTTTCTGTACTATCCGGGGAAACGTCAGGTCCTGCCCAAACTGCGCGCGTTTATCGAGCACGTGAGATATCGCGGCGCCGATGTACCGCGAGGCGCAGCGAACCCGCGGGGATCGAGCAAGACCCAGCGTGCACGCAGGTCTTGA
- a CDS encoding cupin domain-containing protein, which translates to MPKIDISTVPQRKGSGYPAEFSAPCADRIRQRLGNAGGLRDFGINLMRLPPGNWSSQRHWHSHEDEFVYVLEGEVTLIEDDGETVLRAGDCAAFPKGSGNGHHMINRSDATAVYLEVGSRSPDDLITCSDIDMMSPASDGRFLHKDGTPYPGQ; encoded by the coding sequence ATGCCCAAGATCGACATCTCAACTGTTCCGCAACGCAAGGGATCCGGATATCCGGCTGAATTCAGCGCGCCATGCGCCGACCGCATCCGGCAGCGGCTCGGAAATGCCGGTGGACTCAGGGATTTCGGGATCAATCTCATGCGTCTGCCGCCAGGCAACTGGTCGAGCCAGCGCCACTGGCACTCGCACGAGGACGAGTTCGTCTATGTGCTCGAAGGCGAAGTAACGTTGATCGAAGATGACGGCGAAACGGTGCTGCGCGCCGGCGATTGCGCCGCTTTCCCGAAAGGCAGCGGCAACGGCCATCACATGATCAACAGGTCGGACGCGACGGCGGTCTATCTCGAAGTCGGCTCGCGCTCGCCCGACGATCTCATCACCTGCTCCGACATCGACATGATGAGCCCGGCGTCCGACGGCCGGTTCCTGCACAAGGACGGCACGCCGTATCCGGGCCAGTGA
- a CDS encoding peptide deformylase — MTIRPIVRYPDRRLAIPARPVTAFDAGLRELAADLLETMRAAPGIGITAPHIGIPLRVVVLELDPKDGARTYVNPQIEWASPEMILHREGSVSMPGVNDEVQRHARLRISYQDLDGNMQTEESEALRAVCHQHEIDQLNGMFWIQRLSRLKRERLIKRFEKTSRG, encoded by the coding sequence ATGACCATTCGTCCCATCGTCCGCTATCCCGACCGCCGGCTCGCGATCCCGGCCCGGCCCGTGACCGCTTTCGACGCCGGCCTGCGGGAGCTTGCAGCGGATCTGCTGGAGACGATGCGCGCTGCGCCCGGCATCGGCATCACGGCGCCGCATATCGGCATCCCCTTGCGCGTCGTGGTGCTCGAGCTCGACCCCAAGGACGGCGCGCGGACCTACGTCAATCCACAGATCGAATGGGCGTCACCCGAGATGATCCTGCATCGCGAAGGTAGCGTCTCCATGCCCGGCGTCAACGACGAGGTCCAGCGCCACGCCCGCTTGCGGATCAGCTATCAGGATCTCGACGGCAACATGCAGACCGAGGAGTCGGAGGCCCTGCGCGCCGTCTGCCACCAACACGAGATCGATCAGCTCAACGGGATGTTCTGGATCCAGCGGCTGTCGCGGCTGAAGCGAGAGCGACTGATCAAGCGGTTTGAGAAGACCTCGCGGGGATAG
- a CDS encoding RidA family protein — MPVIIHNGLAYVSGQLPRRGEDLLCSGKVGADVDVKAAQEAAAFCVDLCIAAVSHAAGGEEKIVQVLKVVGYVASAPGFIQQSQVMNGASDRLIERLGERGRHARTSIGVAELPRGAPIELEMVVAVR, encoded by the coding sequence GTGCCGGTCATCATTCACAATGGACTGGCCTATGTGAGCGGCCAGTTGCCGCGCCGTGGCGAGGATCTCCTTTGTTCCGGCAAGGTCGGTGCAGATGTCGATGTTAAGGCTGCCCAGGAGGCTGCCGCTTTCTGCGTTGATCTCTGCATAGCCGCCGTCAGCCATGCCGCGGGCGGCGAGGAGAAGATCGTTCAGGTCCTGAAGGTCGTCGGATATGTCGCCTCGGCACCGGGATTCATCCAACAGTCGCAAGTCATGAACGGAGCTTCGGACCGACTCATCGAACGGCTCGGGGAGCGGGGTCGCCACGCGCGCACCTCTATCGGGGTCGCCGAGTTGCCGAGAGGCGCGCCCATCGAACTGGAGATGGTCGTCGCCGTTCGATGA